TAGGTTATTCAATTGAAGAATTTTGCCAATTGATTGATTTAACAATTGAAAAAGGAAAAATTAATTACCTAGCAATTGCTAGTTGAGGACACGATATTTATCTAAATAAAGTTCGTTCTGAATGCAAATTTAAAGGCCAATTAATAAATAAAGTTGTTTATGATCATTTTAAAAATAGATTGCCAATAATTTCTTCGGGTGGAATCAATACGCCTGATAAATGTCTACAAGCTCTTGAGAATTGTGATTTAGTAGGCTTAAGTTCAGTGTTTGTAGCGGACCCTGATTTTGTTCATAAAATCAAAGCGGGAGAAATTGAAAAAATTAATTTAGCAATTAAGCCTGAACAACTAGATGATTTAGCTATCCCAAAAGATTCATTTAAAGGAATTGTTAATATGTTTAGTTACTGCGAAACAATCCCTGATAAAGCAATGAAGACGCTAACTGATAACTCTTTGCAAAATAAAAGTTAATAATAATTTAAACGAATAGGCAATAAACAAGTCTATTCGTTTTTTTACCAAAACTATTCAAATATCAATAGTATATACATCAAATATGCATGCTTATTAAATGATTTTTTTATGATTTTGTGAATAAAAAACTAAGCAACGCTTAGTATTTGTCCAAATTAATTATTGTCTAATATTTTCTTGAATTTACCTAAACCATTTTGCTCAAGTTCAACATAAGGTATAAATTTCAAAGAAGCTGAATTAATACAGTATCTCAATCCCCCTTTTGATTTAGGCCCATCGTGAAACACATGTCTTAAATGAGAATCTGCATTTGAACTTTTAACCTCTGTTCTTAGCATATTGTGCGATGTGTCTTCTTTTTCGATAATTAAACTATCGTCAATAGGTTTACTAAATGCTGGTCAACCGCAACCTGAATCAAATTTTTCTGTTGATAAAAATAGCGGTGTGCCATCAACAATGTCAACATAAACACCTTTTTCAAAGTGTTCATCGTATTCATTATCAAATGGTCTTTCCGTATAACCTTCTTGAGTGACCTTGTATTGCAACTCAGTTAAATGACTTAAATCTCTTTTATTTTTCATAGGTGTATTATACAACCATAACACTATAATTACCAAAGTAAAAACAAATAAAAATAATTAAAATTTTTGACCAAAATCAATATTAAAACAATTGAAGAAATCAAATTTATAAAATTAATTTCACATTCAGTAAATCAAATATGAAAAAGTTTATTCAAAGTAGAAATTTTGCTACATATTTTCTCAAAAGTTAATATTAATACATTTTAAAAGTAAAATTTAATTACTAGGAAGTATTTATGAAAAGAAAATTGTTAATTACAGGTATTGCACTAATGTCGCCAATATTTGCGGTTTCATGCAACAAAAACCAACCTCAATATGAGAAAGATGAAGTTTTAAATCATAAATTAATAGATAGAATAGATAGATATATATCTTTACCAACTAATACAGCATGATTTTCACCCGAAAATAAAAAATTACTATATGAGTTTTCAAATGTAATGGATGAATTTAAAATCGCTGAAGATAGTCTGTCAAGTAATCAAACAGGACATTTTCAAGAGGATAAATTAGGACTTATTAAAGAAACTCGCGAAAAGGTTTCATCAATAATACGAAAACAAACTTATGATTTTAAAGATTTAATTAAACCTAAAAATGAAGAATTTAATATTAACCAAGAAAAATTTGCTGAATATTTACAATATTTAATTGCAACCTACAAAGAATATATACAAATTATAAAAAATAATGCCGTTTTCTTAACTGAGCATTCATTTGAAAAAGAATTGCCATCAAATGTAAAGAAAATGCAGAATTTTGACATAATCGCGCCAGTCAACAAAAAATACAAAGAATTGAAGGCAAAAAAAGCACATTTATCTAGGGAATATGGCTTTTCACTAGAAATTTTAAATATTTTAAAGGCTAACGACAATTCACAGCAAAGTTTTAACAATTGAAAAAACACTTATAATGCTTTTGTAAATGTAAAAAAATTAAATTATAAATTTGGTTCCACACATTTAAGTTCATACGCACCAATTTATATAGGGGAAAATCCAAATCCCGACACTTTTAAGGTTGATAATGTTGAACTCTATCAAAATGAAAATACATATTTACAATTTGATATGGAAGAATTCAACAAAGATTTTAATTATTTTATCTATACAACAAAAAGCGATGATGGAAATGCTCAAAATATAATAATTGCAAAAGTTCCTAAATTAATTCGCTATGGTTCTTTTGAATACAGGGATTGATTTATTTTAAAAAATTCAAGCACCAAAAACAAAAAGATATTAAATTTAAATAAATTTTTTAAGGATGTAAATAACCAGTTTTGGATAATTAATAGTTATGACTTGCAAAATAAATATCATAAAGTAAACACATTTGAATCTGTTTATCAAGTTATTTTCGATCGGTTTAAATCAAATGATGTTAAAGGCTTCTTCTTTGATATTGACAATATTCAAATAAAACATTTAGATAAAGAACTTATTGAGTGATACAGAGATACTCCAAAGAGAGAATATTATCCAACAAAAATAGTCGACGAGGGTAAATAATAAAAAAATACTAAAATTAGCTGTAATGACATTACCAATAATGGTGGTTTCTGCACACGTAAGAGTTGATAATGATATTGTTGCTAAGGATGGTGTATCTGACAATATAATTAGTTCGCCATTAGATTTGCCGGATAAAGATTATGAATATTTACAAAATATGTATGATTTTTATTATCGCAAATTAAACATTCATGGCAGAGATTCTGATTCAAAAAATGAAGTTTATAACCGGGTTGGGATAGTAGAAACAAAAAGTTTGGAAACAAATTACTTATTCTTAAAGGATAAGACAAAAATCAATATTAACCAGGTTACTGAAAAAACCAAATATGGTAACCATGGCTACGCGGTAACATCTATCATTGGAACTGATACGGGAATTAACAAAAATGCTTATTTGTATTATGAGGATTTAAGTTCAACCAAGGAAAATGGAAATGATATCTTAGAAAAGATTAAAAAGTTGCATGAAAATCACGGAATTAAGTTAATTAATTTAAGCTTAGGGTGAGGTTATAACCCATTAGGAATTCTAATACCTAATGAATTACCTTCTATAAACAAAGAGAGCAATTTAGAAGAAATAGGAAGGTGAGATACCTACATGTTTTTAACTGTTGGCAAGCTTATGTCTTTTTATCATTATTTAAATAACAAGGAATATAAAAAAAGATGTAGATGGCATATTTGAAAAAACATTTGATGAAGTTGGCCAATATGCATTGAAGAATGATATTAAGATAGTAAAGTCAGGTGGAAATTTTAATAGTGCTAATTTATTTAAATTAATTAAACAGTTTGAAGAATATTGGAATAATATTGAAGGATCGAAGTGAACTTATTTTAAAGATAATCTATCTAATTTTCAAAAAATTATTAACGAAGATCCAATATTCAAGGATGATGAATATATATTCGAATTTCTTAATTCATACTTTAACAACAAAACATCTATAACTGTATCATCAGAAGATTCATTTGAAAATATGATTAATAAAATTTTAGCCGATAAAAATGAATTTATTAGTGTTGCGAACCAATGAACCGATATGGCTGCGAATAAAAATTTCATAAATGTTGCCGCAATAGAAGTAAATAGAACACCAACTTATTTTTCATCATTTTCAGATATAAAAGCTGATCACAACCCATTAGTTTCAAACTATGGAGAAAGCCTTATAAAAGAAAATAAAGATTTCAGCTACAAAAATCCATTTCTCACAAAAGAATTTAAGGAAAAAATAGATTACTTGGCGGATTTTAGCGGAACAAGTAAAGCGGCGCCACTAGTAACAGGCATGCTTTCTTTACTGCAAAATAAATTAAAAAGAAATTTATCAATAGCCGAAGCCAAAACTCTGTTATCAGCAGAATCAGTGTACTCAAGCGTTAAAATAGAAAAATACCATATTACCCTAAGAATTTAACTGTTGAAGATTACGAAGTGTGGCGTCAAAATAAATCAAAATCGAAAACTGGTTTTGGTATTCCTGATTTGTATTATATGAATCTTGGTGCAAAAAGAGGCAAATTGCGTAATATACGCTTTAATAGATCTAGTTCTTCGATTACTAGTGGAGATGATCCATTAGAAAAATTTATTTTAAAAGAACCAGAGACAATAGATATTGATAAAAATTTTAACCATTTAACACACACAATAACAATAACAACAAAGATTTCGTTCTTTGAATATTTGAAATTACACCACTATAAATTTGTTGAAGATACTGAATTATTTGATCCAGAAATCAATGATAAATACAACATTAATTCGTGGTTAACATATACTATGCCAGGACACTCAGGTCTTATAACAAGAAGAAGAAAAAGTTATTCAAAAACTTCTGATGTGGAAAAAGTTTATTATAAAAAACAAGATTATTTCGGAAAAGGAAAACTAACATTTAATATTTTGCTTAATGAACTAGTTTGGTACAATGATTGACTAACAAATAATCCAAATTATCAGGAATACAAAAAGTTTATTATAAAAGAATATGAAAAATATGTTAAAGAATACTTTGATGTTGCAACTTATGTAGATATTGATTAGTTAAAATGTCTGCACAATAAATAAACGTTTACAAAAAAAGTTAACACCCACTTGTTAACTTTTTTGTTTACCTAATTTACAACGTAATACATATATTTTTTATGTTATAATAGTTTCGCGCCGTCATAGCTCAGTCGGTAGAGCACATCCATGGTAAGGATGGGGTCGCAGGTTCAAGTCCTGTTGTCGGCACCATATGTTTATTCACCACTGCTTAGGCAGTTTTTTTATTGTAAAATTACACGTTTTTTACTATCAAATTGGTAATCAATTAAATATAAATCACCATCAATTAATCGAATTTTTGGCGCATTTTTAACTTGGTTTATTGTTGCAAAGTTAATTTTAACTCGTTTTTCATTTATAAATGCGAATGCTGATGGATTAGGGTTATAAGCTTTAATTATTCTTAATGCTTGCTCACAGGTCATATCATTGGTGATATGACCATTATTTTTGTCTAATTTAGGACTAAATGTTGCTTGTGAAGAATCTTGAACTTGTCTTGAAAGTTCATTATTATCTAATTGTTTGATTCAAGAAACAATGTTTTGTTTCGCAATATTACTCATTTTTGTAAAAAGTGAGCCCGATGTCTCGTTTTTGTCAATTTCAATTTTTGCAGTAGCAAAAACATCTCCAGCATCCATTTCTTTGACCATTTCCATAAGGCTAATTCCCGTAAAAGAATCACCATTTAAAATTGAGTATTGAATCGGTGCGGCACCTCTATATTTTGGAAGCAATGAACCATGGACATTTAGGTTTAACTTTTTGGCTAAATTCAATATTTTTGTAGGTATATATTGGCCAAAAGCAGCAGTAACTAAGTAGTCGAATTCTAGTTTAGAAAGTTCATTATATATGTCGGCAATTTTTTCGGGTTGAAAGCACTTGATATTGTATTTTTGCGCCAAAATTTTAGTTGGCGTGAAAACAATTCTTCTACCCCTAATTGATGGGCGATCAGGTTGAGAAACTATCCCTACAACGTCAAAATTATTGATTAATTCCTCAAAAATAGGTACTGAAAATTCAGGTGTTCCGGCAAGTAATAATTTAATCATAGTAGAATTATACAAAATAAGGGTTAATATAAGTTCAGAAACTTGTTTAAAGTGTCCAAAAAAGTAAATATAGAATTTACCAATTCAATTGTAAATGCAATTCAAAAAGAAAAATAGCGAAAGCTTCGCTATTTAGTATTAATAGTTGTATTTATTTAGTTTGCATCTTTGCTTGTTCATTTGTTTGTGTGCTTGGTTCTTTAAGTAAGAACGCACCTAAAATGGCTGAAAGCGAAACTACAATAAGAACAATAAATGTAATAGTTGAATAAATGTAGTTGTTTCCACCAAGTTTAGCTCCCGCAATAGGAATAATTGAAATTCCAATTAAAATGATTGTAAAGAATATATATCCCATACCTCAAATTAAACTAAACATTCAAC
The genomic region above belongs to Mycoplasmopsis bovigenitalium and contains:
- a CDS encoding S8 family serine peptidase; this translates as MKNDIKIVKSGGNFNSANLFKLIKQFEEYWNNIEGSKWTYFKDNLSNFQKIINEDPIFKDDEYIFEFLNSYFNNKTSITVSSEDSFENMINKILADKNEFISVANQWTDMAANKNFINVAAIEVNRTPTYFSSFSDIKADHNPLVSNYGESLIKENKDFSYKNPFLTKEFKEKIDYLADFSGTSKAAPLVTGMLSLLQNKLKRNLSIAEAKTLLSAESVYSSVKIEKYHITLRI
- the msrB gene encoding peptide-methionine (R)-S-oxide reductase MsrB, which produces MKNKRDLSHLTELQYKVTQEGYTERPFDNEYDEHFEKGVYVDIVDGTPLFLSTEKFDSGCGWPAFSKPIDDSLIIEKEDTSHNMLRTEVKSSNADSHLRHVFHDGPKSKGGLRYCINSASLKFIPYVELEQNGLGKFKKILDNN
- the fmt gene encoding methionyl-tRNA formyltransferase; this translates as MIKLLLAGTPEFSVPIFEELINNFDVVGIVSQPDRPSIRGRRIVFTPTKILAQKYNIKCFQPEKIADIYNELSKLEFDYLVTAAFGQYIPTKILNLAKKLNLNVHGSLLPKYRGAAPIQYSILNGDSFTGISLMEMVKEMDAGDVFATAKIEIDKNETSGSLFTKMSNIAKQNIVSWIKQLDNNELSRQVQDSSQATFSPKLDKNNGHITNDMTCEQALRIIKAYNPNPSAFAFINEKRVKINFATINQVKNAPKIRLIDGDLYLIDYQFDSKKRVILQ
- a CDS encoding S8/S53 family peptidase, whose translation is MTLPIMVVSAHVRVDNDIVAKDGVSDNIISSPLDLPDKDYEYLQNMYDFYYRKLNIHGRDSDSKNEVYNRVGIVETKSLETNYLFLKDKTKININQVTEKTKYGNHGYAVTSIIGTDTGINKNAYLYYEDLSSTKENGNDILEKIKKLHENHGIKLINLSLGWGYNPLGILIPNELPSINKESNLEEIGRWDTYMFLTVGKLMSFYHYLNNKEYKKRCRWHIWKNIWWSWPICIEEWY